A region of Deltaproteobacteria bacterium DNA encodes the following proteins:
- the ilvD gene encoding dihydroxy-acid dehydratase, protein MTSDRVKKGPERAPSRALFYASGVTRSSLERPHIGVFTSFTDIIPGHIGMRELERAIEKGVHSGGGVSFLVGVPGMCDGIAMGHEGMRYSLPTREWISDLVEAVSQGHAFDGIVLLTNCDKITPGMLMAAARLDIPSIVVTAGPMHSGMYRGSRRSLVRDTFEAVGLYQAGGIDEAELECMAREACPGAGSCQGMYTANTMACVTEAMGMSLPGCATGLAGFSKKRRLAFESGERIVAMVEEDLVPSRILTREAFFNGIAVDMALGGSTNTALHVPAIAHEAGVSVDLDLFDEISARTPHLADIRPGGEHFMEDLEYAGGVPAIMNRLLPLLAGSMTVSGRDIRDIASKSQVLDPEVIHSSDNPYHSHGGIAVLRGNLAPDGSVVKQTAVAEDMLLFEGPARVFECEEDAMTAVMGNGVKNGDVLVIRNEGPKGGPGMREMLSVTSAIHGMGLKVALITDGRFSGGTRGPCIGHISPEAAAGGPMALVREGDKIRIDILGRILEAEISDDEMARRKAAWVPPEPRVKRGILGRYSRLVRSASTGAILE, encoded by the coding sequence ATGACAAGCGATCGTGTGAAAAAAGGGCCCGAGAGGGCACCGTCCAGGGCGCTCTTTTATGCTTCGGGAGTAACCCGGAGTTCATTGGAACGCCCCCATATCGGCGTTTTTACAAGTTTTACGGATATTATCCCGGGACACATCGGGATGAGGGAGCTTGAAAGGGCCATTGAAAAGGGCGTTCACTCCGGAGGGGGCGTTTCATTTCTCGTGGGCGTTCCCGGGATGTGCGACGGGATCGCCATGGGCCATGAGGGGATGCGTTACAGCCTCCCGACCCGTGAGTGGATCTCCGACCTTGTTGAGGCGGTCAGCCAGGGACATGCCTTTGACGGTATCGTACTGCTGACCAATTGCGACAAGATTACTCCGGGCATGCTGATGGCCGCGGCGAGGCTGGACATACCTTCCATCGTCGTAACGGCGGGTCCGATGCATTCCGGAATGTACAGGGGCAGCCGGCGTTCCCTGGTGCGGGATACCTTCGAGGCGGTGGGCCTTTATCAGGCCGGCGGCATTGATGAAGCCGAGCTTGAGTGCATGGCCCGGGAGGCATGTCCGGGCGCGGGATCATGCCAGGGCATGTATACCGCCAATACCATGGCCTGCGTCACGGAGGCCATGGGAATGTCTCTTCCCGGGTGCGCCACCGGGCTCGCCGGGTTTTCAAAAAAGCGACGGCTGGCCTTCGAATCCGGAGAACGCATAGTGGCCATGGTCGAGGAGGACCTGGTCCCATCCCGTATCTTGACCCGGGAGGCGTTTTTCAACGGTATCGCCGTCGATATGGCCCTTGGGGGGTCAACCAATACGGCTCTTCACGTTCCAGCCATAGCCCACGAGGCCGGTGTCAGTGTTGATCTTGATCTGTTCGACGAGATAAGCGCACGTACGCCCCATCTTGCCGATATCCGGCCCGGCGGAGAACACTTCATGGAGGATCTCGAGTACGCAGGCGGTGTCCCGGCCATCATGAACCGGCTTCTTCCCCTTCTCGCGGGTTCCATGACCGTCTCGGGAAGGGATATCAGAGATATCGCTTCGAAGTCCCAGGTACTGGATCCGGAGGTAATACACTCATCGGATAACCCCTATCACAGCCACGGAGGGATAGCGGTTCTCAGGGGTAATCTTGCTCCTGATGGCAGTGTTGTCAAACAGACGGCCGTGGCTGAAGATATGCTGCTCTTCGAGGGGCCTGCCCGCGTTTTCGAGTGCGAGGAGGACGCCATGACCGCCGTTATGGGTAATGGGGTTAAGAATGGTGACGTGCTCGTGATCAGGAACGAGGGGCCCAAAGGAGGGCCCGGGATGCGGGAGATGCTGTCCGTGACCTCTGCCATCCACGGAATGGGGCTTAAGGTCGCATTGATAACCGACGGACGATTTTCCGGCGGAACACGGGGACCGTGTATCGGGCATATTTCACCGGAGGCCGCCGCCGGCGGCCCCATGGCGCTTGTCCGGGAGGGCGATAAGATCAGGATCGATATTCTCGGCCGCATCCTGGAAGCGGAAATATCCGACGATGAGATGGCCAGGCGAAAAGCAGCATGGGTTCCCCCCGAACCAAGGGTGAAGAGGGGCATACTGGGCCGATATTCGCGGCTCGTTCGTTCCGCAAGCACCGGGGCCATTCTGGAATAG
- a CDS encoding DUF465 domain-containing protein: MPDKKIVARLLKENDEFRALHEEHMEFEKRIEELKKKRPQDSRTYFEIETLKKKKLKGKDKMEIILTKHR, translated from the coding sequence TTGCCTGACAAAAAAATTGTCGCCAGACTACTCAAGGAGAACGATGAGTTCAGAGCTCTTCACGAGGAACATATGGAGTTTGAGAAGCGGATAGAAGAGTTGAAGAAAAAGAGACCCCAGGACAGTCGCACCTATTTTGAGATAGAAACGCTCAAGAAAAAGAAGCTCAAGGGGAAAGATAAGATGGAGATAATCCTTACGAAACATCGCTAG
- the rimI gene encoding ribosomal protein S18-alanine N-acetyltransferase, which produces MGGCIVGKDGLQYQVYPMSPSDLDRIVQIEELSFTHPWTWDQFLEELNRQPFARCLVSALDQKVCGYIMAWLIVDELHITNLAVDPSVRGRGVARGLVTTLIRDSLSEGAVWSELEVRRSNLAAQALYKELGFKVLGCRKGYYPDGEDALVMGLEM; this is translated from the coding sequence ATGGGTGGTTGCATAGTCGGAAAGGATGGTCTTCAATATCAGGTTTATCCCATGTCTCCGTCGGACCTGGACCGCATCGTTCAAATCGAGGAACTTTCCTTTACCCATCCCTGGACCTGGGACCAATTCCTCGAGGAGCTGAACCGGCAGCCCTTCGCAAGGTGCCTGGTTTCCGCACTGGACCAGAAGGTCTGCGGATACATCATGGCCTGGCTGATTGTGGACGAACTGCATATTACCAATCTGGCCGTTGATCCTTCCGTGAGAGGCAGGGGCGTGGCGAGAGGCCTTGTCACCACACTGATCCGGGATAGCCTCTCCGAGGGAGCCGTCTGGTCCGAACTGGAGGTCAGGAGGTCCAACCTGGCTGCCCAGGCCCTCTACAAAGAGCTGGGTTTCAAGGTCCTGGGGTGTCGGAAGGGTTACTACCCGGACGGCGAGGATGCTCTCGTTATGGGGCTGGAGATGTGA
- the tsaB gene encoding tRNA (adenosine(37)-N6)-threonylcarbamoyltransferase complex dimerization subunit type 1 TsaB: protein MVLLAADTSTTRGSVALKVPDSKVMERDLPEGLPHSETLLPAIQELLAASGLGPKDVTALAVGVGPGAFTGLRVGLSTFKGLAFTSRLPLAPVPSLDAVAYPLLLEGRKALVAADARKGELYAACYSGITPEGLPARDCDVALITHHAFSQFCLRCPAGKRIVAGTGLAMIKGMVDSIPFLAPAGDDMAYPRASFVMEIGQKMLDLGRSVTPSELFPFYVRPPDATPYREAAGPASGNSPGRK from the coding sequence ATGGTTCTTCTCGCTGCGGACACATCCACCACCAGGGGAAGCGTTGCCCTGAAAGTTCCTGACAGTAAGGTGATGGAACGGGATCTTCCGGAGGGACTACCGCACAGCGAGACTTTGCTTCCGGCCATTCAGGAGCTATTGGCCGCTTCCGGATTGGGGCCCAAGGATGTGACGGCTCTTGCCGTCGGGGTCGGGCCCGGGGCGTTTACCGGCCTGCGCGTGGGGCTGTCAACATTCAAGGGGCTGGCATTCACCTCCCGTCTGCCCCTGGCTCCCGTTCCTTCACTCGATGCGGTCGCGTATCCCCTTCTTCTCGAAGGCAGAAAGGCGCTGGTCGCGGCAGACGCGAGAAAGGGTGAGCTCTACGCCGCCTGCTATTCCGGCATAACGCCTGAAGGGTTGCCCGCGAGAGACTGTGATGTGGCTTTGATTACCCATCATGCCTTTTCCCAATTCTGTCTGCGCTGCCCTGCCGGGAAGAGAATCGTTGCAGGGACGGGCCTGGCTATGATTAAAGGGATGGTAGATTCCATTCCGTTTCTCGCCCCCGCAGGGGATGACATGGCTTATCCCCGGGCCTCTTTCGTTATGGAGATAGGACAGAAGATGCTCGACCTGGGGAGATCCGTAACCCCGTCCGAATTGTTCCCCTTTTACGTCAGGCCACCGGATGCGACCCCATACAGAGAAGCGGCCGGACCCGCGTCCGGCAACTCCCCCGGCCGCAAGTGA
- a CDS encoding acyltransferase, producing the protein MLKVAAIQFSSKGDWKNNFEKALELSRLAVERGAKLIAFPEICTTKWFPSMLRQGYFDLAETIPGPSTDRMCRFALENDVVVVLPVFEKGGKGKYYNSAAVIDANGALLGVYRKVHVPNVPGWNERFYFLPGDLGFPVFPTKVGRIGVQISWDVFFPEGPRILALKGARMIVVPTSNAHASYNRWERMLAGNAISNGIFILRINRAGKEDKQTFYGKSFCMDPHGELVHRAAGARDSVHLTAVDLGDVDNVRNEWAFFRDRREELYGELQKRMSGADDLGLPSVGYSGDLAAK; encoded by the coding sequence ATGCTTAAGGTCGCTGCCATCCAGTTTTCCAGCAAAGGCGACTGGAAAAACAACTTCGAAAAAGCCCTGGAACTTTCAAGGCTGGCGGTGGAGAGAGGCGCTAAACTCATCGCTTTTCCGGAGATCTGTACCACAAAATGGTTTCCATCCATGCTGCGTCAGGGATATTTCGACTTGGCGGAAACCATCCCCGGGCCGTCCACCGACCGGATGTGCCGGTTCGCCCTCGAAAACGACGTGGTGGTGGTGCTGCCTGTCTTCGAAAAGGGTGGAAAGGGGAAATATTACAACAGCGCCGCGGTTATCGATGCCAATGGCGCCCTGCTGGGTGTATACAGAAAAGTTCACGTGCCCAACGTGCCCGGATGGAACGAGAGGTTTTACTTTTTACCCGGGGACCTGGGGTTTCCCGTTTTCCCCACCAAGGTGGGCAGGATCGGAGTTCAGATCAGTTGGGACGTTTTTTTCCCTGAAGGTCCCCGCATCCTCGCTCTGAAAGGGGCGCGGATGATAGTCGTCCCCACGTCCAATGCCCACGCCAGCTACAACAGGTGGGAAAGGATGCTTGCCGGCAACGCCATCTCCAACGGGATCTTCATCCTGAGGATTAACAGGGCCGGCAAGGAGGATAAACAGACCTTCTATGGGAAGAGCTTCTGTATGGATCCCCATGGGGAATTGGTGCACAGGGCCGCCGGTGCAAGGGACTCCGTCCACCTGACCGCCGTGGACCTGGGAGATGTCGATAATGTGCGGAACGAATGGGCCTTCTTCAGGGACCGCCGGGAGGAACTTTATGGAGAACTCCAGAAAAGGATGAGCGGAGCTGACGATCTGGGGCTGCCCTCTGTCGGGTATTCAGGCGATCTGGCCGCAAAATGA
- a CDS encoding diguanylate cyclase yields MTTASRWPSPTVVLRPLILLFFGYLIFPAPADGVTWLPLHVVLYGFAVGLVVAEIRHRISLKALSASLSLNLVLCAMAGLVVKMFFETIPTIPLIFFVGFPLSLFSRNFHFVWVPIAALGAVTVERTLFLGDNSLLPWAGGFALFGVVAGGIISRGVARYGRLRHEYDQLVSNARDITERIRMEGEFGLGDLARREEMAVSAALEEERLLQRLVEVGCRLFGARSGIFLVPDGPEIFRIKAAAVSKRYSKSMIGDTIPGDKGIINLARRRPDLTFINADAKPGRDSIPFYRADLPVRSILLRVVPRNWHQEKPGALDQIQCAVYFDSDEPNMFVLDDATQKRLDVFTELVSRAMEIGALLYRVTDNMTTREAISFYARELTRTMDAGEIAEKAIDSLLKILPKCDGAAFLVNDGVAKIVHTAGDIMEGMKGETIRRQESSQIGLLIRNGNEIIFDRKRRKPSPFFYPKEDLGNVISFAAIPCVMSQDRGGKLLAALVGVSTSEGVFTPALNDLRVIADITAQALDNANTHRKVERMSRVDGLTGLYNHRTLQKVLDERIEKLGRDYSSSLAFLMVDVDFFKQVNDTYGHPVGDEVLKELSRRLEDGVRGLDPVARYGGEEFAVLLDNVDVREAHNVAEKLIKSVEARDFATTAGPLSVTISIGLALLHRGEGLSKQEFIDRADRALYRAKKEGRNRVVGFQEMG; encoded by the coding sequence GTGACCACCGCATCAAGATGGCCTTCTCCAACCGTTGTCCTGCGTCCTCTTATCCTCCTGTTTTTCGGATACCTCATTTTTCCCGCTCCCGCCGACGGAGTCACCTGGCTGCCGCTGCACGTGGTGCTGTATGGGTTTGCTGTCGGCCTGGTAGTGGCTGAAATCCGCCACAGGATTTCCCTGAAGGCCCTCAGTGCCTCGCTTTCCCTGAATCTTGTCCTCTGCGCCATGGCCGGTCTTGTGGTGAAAATGTTCTTTGAAACCATCCCCACCATTCCGCTGATCTTCTTCGTAGGTTTCCCCCTGTCACTCTTTTCAAGGAATTTCCATTTTGTGTGGGTCCCCATTGCCGCGCTTGGGGCCGTGACCGTCGAGAGGACCCTGTTCCTTGGGGACAATAGCCTGCTTCCATGGGCAGGGGGGTTTGCCCTGTTTGGCGTGGTGGCCGGGGGTATCATCTCCAGGGGGGTGGCGAGATACGGCAGACTGCGGCATGAGTACGATCAACTGGTGAGCAACGCCAGGGACATTACCGAGAGGATAAGGATGGAGGGCGAGTTCGGTCTGGGCGACCTTGCCAGGAGAGAGGAGATGGCCGTATCCGCCGCATTGGAGGAGGAGAGACTCCTCCAGCGGCTTGTGGAGGTCGGGTGCCGTCTTTTCGGGGCCAGATCAGGTATTTTCCTCGTTCCCGATGGACCGGAGATCTTCCGGATCAAAGCGGCCGCCGTCTCAAAGAGGTATTCCAAATCTATGATCGGGGACACTATTCCCGGTGATAAGGGGATCATCAACCTTGCGAGGCGGCGGCCTGACCTGACCTTTATTAATGCGGACGCAAAGCCGGGAAGAGATTCAATCCCTTTCTACAGGGCGGACCTTCCGGTGAGGTCCATTCTGCTTCGGGTCGTGCCCCGGAATTGGCATCAGGAGAAACCCGGCGCCCTGGACCAGATTCAATGTGCCGTGTATTTCGACAGTGATGAGCCGAACATGTTCGTTCTGGATGATGCTACCCAAAAGCGTCTGGATGTCTTTACCGAGCTGGTTTCGCGGGCCATGGAGATCGGCGCTCTTCTCTACCGGGTTACCGATAACATGACCACCAGAGAGGCCATTTCCTTTTATGCCCGCGAACTTACCAGGACGATGGACGCCGGGGAAATTGCGGAGAAAGCCATCGACTCCCTGTTAAAGATACTCCCAAAATGCGACGGGGCGGCTTTTCTGGTCAACGACGGTGTAGCGAAAATTGTACACACTGCAGGGGATATTATGGAGGGTATGAAAGGAGAGACAATCCGGCGGCAGGAATCGAGCCAGATCGGTCTCCTCATACGCAACGGCAACGAGATCATCTTCGACCGGAAACGCCGGAAGCCGTCGCCTTTCTTCTATCCCAAAGAAGACCTCGGAAACGTCATATCTTTTGCGGCCATTCCCTGTGTAATGAGCCAGGACCGGGGCGGCAAGCTTTTGGCGGCTCTGGTGGGTGTCTCCACCAGTGAGGGGGTGTTTACTCCAGCTCTCAATGATCTTCGGGTCATCGCCGATATTACGGCCCAGGCCCTCGACAACGCCAACACCCATCGAAAGGTTGAACGGATGTCCAGGGTGGACGGCCTCACGGGGCTCTACAATCACCGGACGCTGCAGAAGGTCCTGGACGAGCGGATCGAGAAGCTGGGGCGCGATTACTCGAGTTCCCTGGCTTTTTTGATGGTGGATGTGGATTTTTTCAAACAGGTGAACGACACTTACGGACATCCCGTGGGTGATGAGGTTTTAAAGGAGCTGTCCAGGAGGCTCGAGGACGGGGTCCGTGGGCTTGACCCTGTGGCCCGATACGGCGGTGAGGAGTTCGCCGTTCTTCTGGACAACGTGGATGTCAGGGAGGCCCATAACGTTGCGGAAAAGCTGATAAAATCGGTGGAGGCCAGGGATTTTGCCACCACGGCCGGTCCACTTTCAGTAACGATCAGCATCGGTCTGGCCCTGCTTCACAGGGGAGAGGGGCTGAGTAAACAGGAATTTATTGACAGGGCGGACAGGGCGCTTTACCGGGCCAAGAAGGAGGGCCGGAACCGGGTGGTCGGGTTTCAGGAGATGGGGTAA
- a CDS encoding septum formation initiator family protein, whose product MRNKKAGILIAFVLAAFVSFSFVGERGFLRIYRMVQRRDGLRSRVKTLERKNIGLAGEIELLRSDPATIEGLARTKLGLVRPGEVVFVFPDEEKSEERLK is encoded by the coding sequence ATGAGGAATAAGAAGGCAGGCATATTGATTGCCTTCGTCCTGGCGGCTTTCGTTTCCTTCAGCTTTGTGGGCGAGCGCGGTTTTCTGCGGATCTACCGGATGGTCCAGCGCCGTGACGGCCTTCGGAGCCGGGTTAAGACCCTTGAGCGGAAAAATATCGGTCTGGCCGGGGAGATTGAGCTGCTCAGGTCCGATCCGGCAACTATCGAGGGTCTGGCAAGGACCAAGCTGGGGTTGGTTCGTCCGGGTGAGGTCGTCTTCGTATTTCCCGACGAGGAAAAGTCGGAGGAAAGGCTGAAGTGA
- a CDS encoding NTP transferase domain-containing protein, translating to MKGLFATPSMGMKAVVMAGGYGTRLRPLTVKLSKPMIPIANRPMLEHIVLLLKSHGFDDIIMLTYFFPEAIGEYFGDGSRFGVKITYRQDPPGGLGTAGAVGSVRDLLDDPFLVISGDVITDFNLTEAMEFHRGREDPATMVLTRVNNPLPFGVVITDDNSRVVRFMEKPSWGEVFSDTINTGIYIMDPEVLEMIPRSGQSDFSEDIFPALLDEGNPPGAYVAEGYWKDVGNTVEYLQIHREIVAGNIILDLPGRLTNVDNATLFVGEGCVVSEGARLSGMVVLGAGAVVEEGAKVRDSFIGPNCRIGSGVRMRSTVMWDGARVETGAFVAGSVIGARTQVRQRANIEEGAVVSEDCIIGRGSIVRAGVRIWPDKVVEDEAVLSTHFIWGTRWRGTLFTSGVIKGLSNKEITPEFSARLGAAFGATLPEHSVVSISQGVHRVSRMISEALTSGVLSVGVDIHDYGVVPIPVARHQLRGQGEVGGFHVRRSPSDPEVLEIRLFREGGRELTTSERNEVDRLFFRMDFRRASLENSGTMSFPYYGTEAYEKSYLEALDIELLSKTRLRMVIDYSFGSTLTVLPSLLGKARVDVISLNAHLDEERASRTTAEFDRAMRHISEIVKGLRADLGAVISSSGESLFLIDEKGRWIDGGKMLQVMTLLAFTTRKGCAIAVPVSVSGNMEWIAEKFEGRVIRTPILSAAVLDAAMTGDAFMAGNGEGGIAFPWFHPSFDAMFCLGKFAEMLAASGATLGDLVDSLPEAYLSHSIVPCPWEAKGQVMRHLIERLGEDSKGIEGIRFVENGGWVLIYPSSNHACFHIYAESATKDNVSELLRRWSREVEEIQR from the coding sequence ATGAAAGGACTTTTTGCGACTCCATCAATGGGTATGAAGGCTGTAGTCATGGCGGGGGGGTACGGTACCAGGCTCAGGCCGCTTACCGTAAAACTTTCCAAACCCATGATACCCATAGCCAACCGTCCCATGTTGGAGCATATCGTTCTGCTCCTTAAAAGCCATGGGTTTGATGACATTATCATGCTCACCTATTTTTTTCCCGAGGCCATCGGAGAATATTTTGGTGATGGATCCCGGTTCGGGGTGAAGATCACCTACCGTCAGGACCCACCGGGGGGCCTGGGAACCGCGGGCGCCGTGGGAAGTGTCAGGGATCTCCTGGACGACCCGTTCCTGGTTATCAGCGGTGATGTAATCACCGATTTCAATCTAACGGAAGCCATGGAATTTCACCGGGGCAGGGAAGATCCTGCCACCATGGTGCTGACCCGGGTCAACAACCCTCTCCCCTTCGGGGTGGTGATAACGGATGATAATTCCAGGGTCGTCCGTTTCATGGAAAAGCCGTCGTGGGGGGAGGTGTTCAGCGATACCATCAACACCGGGATTTACATCATGGATCCTGAGGTCCTGGAGATGATTCCCCGGAGTGGTCAAAGCGATTTTTCCGAAGATATTTTCCCGGCACTCCTCGACGAAGGGAACCCTCCCGGAGCCTATGTCGCCGAGGGCTACTGGAAGGATGTGGGAAACACGGTGGAGTACCTCCAGATCCACAGGGAAATCGTTGCGGGGAACATCATCCTTGATCTGCCGGGCCGACTGACGAACGTGGATAATGCCACCCTGTTCGTGGGGGAAGGGTGCGTCGTAAGCGAAGGGGCCAGGCTGTCCGGGATGGTGGTGCTCGGGGCCGGGGCCGTTGTCGAGGAGGGCGCCAAAGTCAGGGATTCCTTCATTGGGCCGAATTGCAGGATCGGTTCGGGTGTCCGAATGCGCTCCACTGTGATGTGGGACGGCGCAAGAGTTGAGACGGGCGCATTTGTCGCGGGCAGCGTCATCGGGGCCAGAACGCAGGTCAGGCAGAGGGCCAACATCGAGGAAGGCGCCGTCGTCAGTGAGGACTGCATCATCGGTCGTGGGAGCATCGTCCGGGCCGGTGTCCGTATCTGGCCGGATAAGGTGGTCGAGGATGAGGCGGTCCTGTCGACCCACTTTATATGGGGGACGCGCTGGAGGGGAACCCTTTTTACTTCGGGGGTCATAAAGGGGCTGTCCAACAAGGAGATAACGCCGGAGTTTTCAGCGCGTCTCGGCGCGGCCTTCGGCGCCACCCTCCCGGAACACTCAGTCGTATCCATTTCCCAAGGGGTACATCGGGTTTCCCGGATGATCAGCGAGGCCCTCACTTCCGGCGTCCTCTCGGTGGGTGTCGATATCCACGATTACGGCGTTGTGCCGATACCTGTGGCCCGCCATCAGTTGCGCGGCCAGGGGGAGGTCGGCGGTTTCCACGTACGAAGATCCCCGTCGGATCCGGAGGTTCTTGAGATCCGGCTTTTCAGGGAGGGAGGCCGGGAACTGACCACCTCCGAGCGAAACGAGGTCGACAGGCTTTTTTTCCGGATGGATTTCAGGAGGGCGAGCCTTGAAAATTCCGGGACCATGTCATTTCCCTATTATGGCACAGAGGCGTACGAGAAAAGCTACCTGGAGGCCCTTGATATCGAGTTGCTCTCGAAAACCCGCCTACGTATGGTAATCGATTACTCCTTCGGAAGCACACTGACGGTCCTTCCATCCCTCCTGGGTAAAGCCAGGGTGGATGTGATCTCCCTCAATGCCCACCTCGACGAGGAAAGGGCATCCCGCACTACTGCCGAGTTCGACCGGGCCATGCGGCACATCTCTGAAATTGTCAAGGGTCTTAGAGCCGACCTTGGGGCCGTGATCAGCTCCAGCGGGGAAAGCCTGTTCCTCATAGATGAGAAAGGCCGCTGGATCGATGGGGGCAAAATGCTCCAGGTAATGACGCTGCTGGCTTTCACAACCCGGAAAGGCTGCGCCATTGCTGTGCCGGTGAGCGTAAGCGGGAATATGGAATGGATCGCCGAAAAGTTCGAGGGCAGAGTCATCAGGACCCCCATCCTGTCGGCGGCCGTCCTGGACGCCGCCATGACGGGGGATGCGTTCATGGCCGGAAACGGGGAGGGAGGCATCGCCTTTCCCTGGTTCCATCCATCGTTCGATGCCATGTTCTGCCTCGGGAAATTCGCGGAGATGCTTGCGGCATCCGGCGCCACCTTGGGGGATCTTGTCGACTCCCTGCCTGAGGCCTACCTCTCCCACAGCATCGTCCCGTGTCCATGGGAGGCCAAAGGCCAGGTAATGAGACATCTTATCGAAAGGCTGGGGGAGGACTCGAAGGGAATTGAGGGGATAAGGTTCGTGGAAAACGGGGGGTGGGTACTCATCTATCCCAGTTCCAATCATGCCTGCTTCCATATTTACGCCGAGAGTGCTACCAAGGACAATGTGAGTGAGCTGTTGAGAAGGTGGTCCAGAGAGGTCGAGGAGATACAGCGATGA
- a CDS encoding DUF4931 domain-containing protein, producing the protein MAELRFDPITRKWMVIAADRGARPSDYPGSGSGTDGGGPCPFCRGNESMTPPEVMAVRDPGTAPDTPGWTIRVIPNKYPAFSPALPFHPVSEGLYDFSPAFGIHEIVVEAPEDDLQMADMDLPRIGNILAVYRSRLNAMRETGKFAAVLVFRNYGEAAGASLSHPHSQIVAIPVLPSLAATEIESFRAHLHGTDRCLMCDLISQEIGKGERVIIHRDGYLAYVPFPSGFPYQIRIVPTDHRENFQDSNDEDLAGFASILKEALTRLRKGLNDPPYNFILHTAPFLPESPYHWYLDVTPRITTTAGFEWGTGFSINTVTPEDAAAALRNASP; encoded by the coding sequence ATGGCTGAACTGCGGTTTGACCCCATAACCAGGAAGTGGATGGTCATCGCGGCTGACCGTGGGGCCCGGCCGTCCGACTATCCCGGGAGTGGATCCGGGACCGACGGGGGCGGCCCGTGTCCTTTCTGCCGGGGGAACGAATCGATGACCCCGCCGGAGGTAATGGCCGTCAGGGACCCGGGTACCGCCCCGGATACTCCCGGCTGGACGATTCGCGTGATACCCAACAAGTATCCGGCTTTTTCACCGGCCCTGCCCTTTCATCCTGTTTCAGAGGGGTTATACGATTTTTCTCCGGCCTTCGGCATCCACGAGATCGTGGTGGAGGCCCCCGAGGATGACCTCCAGATGGCTGACATGGACCTTCCCCGTATCGGAAATATCCTGGCGGTCTACCGCAGCCGTTTGAATGCCATGAGAGAGACGGGGAAGTTCGCTGCGGTCCTTGTCTTCAGAAATTACGGAGAGGCTGCCGGGGCCAGCCTCTCTCATCCCCATTCCCAGATTGTGGCAATCCCTGTTTTACCCAGCCTCGCAGCTACCGAGATTGAAAGTTTCCGCGCCCATCTTCATGGGACGGACCGGTGTCTGATGTGCGACCTGATCTCCCAGGAGATCGGGAAGGGGGAGAGGGTCATTATTCACCGGGACGGGTACCTCGCTTATGTCCCTTTCCCATCAGGATTTCCATACCAGATTCGTATTGTGCCAACGGATCACAGGGAGAATTTCCAGGATTCGAACGACGAGGATCTGGCGGGTTTTGCTTCCATCCTGAAGGAGGCCCTGACAAGGTTGAGAAAGGGGTTGAATGATCCGCCATACAACTTCATTCTTCACACCGCGCCCTTCCTTCCTGAAAGTCCATACCATTGGTACCTGGATGTGACTCCACGGATCACCACCACCGCCGGATTCGAGTGGGGAACAGGATTTTCCATCAACACTGTAACCCCCGAGGACGCCGCAGCGGCCCTAAGAAACGCCAGCCCGTAA